A stretch of Microscilla marina ATCC 23134 DNA encodes these proteins:
- the purB gene encoding adenylosuccinate lyase — translation MDLNTLTAISPIDGRYRNKAIELAHYFSEYGLIRYRVLVEVEYFIALCELPLPQLSNFDQALFPALRKIYEEFTIENAQQIKEIEKTTNHDIKAVEYFIKQQFEALDIAQYQEFVHFGLTSQDINNTSIPLLLKDAIEEVIVPAWAQLRDRIEELAKNWERVSMLARTHGQPASPTRLGKELMVFVNRLDHQLNLLNTLNHAAKFGGATGNFNAHQVAYPDTQWVDFANKFVGSLGLERSQVTTQIEHYDYMAAWMDNFKRLNTILIDFNRDVWQYISMNYFTQKIKAGEVGSSAMPHKVNPIDFENSEGNLGIANAIFTHLSEKLPISRLQRDLTDSTVLRNLGTPLGHTVIALKATLKGLSKLQLNKTVIDQDLEANWAVVAEAIQTILRREGYPKPYEALKTLTRTNEKITSHSIKIFVEQLDVSDNVKSELSQITPFNYTGV, via the coding sequence AGTTGGCTCACTACTTTTCTGAGTATGGGTTGATCCGTTATCGGGTATTGGTAGAGGTAGAATACTTTATTGCTTTGTGTGAATTGCCTTTGCCTCAATTGAGCAATTTTGACCAGGCTTTGTTCCCTGCTTTGCGTAAAATATACGAAGAGTTTACCATTGAAAACGCTCAGCAAATCAAGGAAATAGAAAAAACCACCAATCACGACATCAAGGCGGTAGAGTATTTTATCAAACAACAGTTCGAAGCACTGGACATTGCTCAATATCAAGAGTTTGTTCATTTTGGGCTTACCTCACAAGACATTAATAATACGTCTATTCCTTTGCTCTTAAAAGACGCCATTGAAGAAGTAATTGTACCTGCTTGGGCACAACTACGTGACCGCATTGAAGAACTTGCCAAAAACTGGGAGCGTGTGTCTATGTTGGCACGTACTCATGGGCAACCTGCCTCACCTACCCGCCTGGGCAAAGAGCTGATGGTCTTTGTAAACCGTCTTGATCATCAATTAAACTTGCTGAATACGCTCAATCACGCTGCAAAATTTGGTGGAGCAACTGGCAACTTCAACGCCCACCAGGTTGCTTACCCTGATACTCAATGGGTAGATTTTGCCAACAAATTTGTGGGTTCGCTAGGGTTGGAACGGAGTCAGGTAACTACCCAAATAGAGCACTATGACTATATGGCGGCTTGGATGGACAACTTTAAGCGTTTGAACACCATACTAATAGACTTCAACCGTGATGTGTGGCAGTATATATCTATGAATTATTTCACCCAAAAAATAAAAGCGGGTGAAGTTGGATCATCAGCCATGCCACACAAAGTAAACCCGATTGATTTTGAAAATTCAGAAGGTAATTTAGGCATTGCCAATGCTATTTTCACTCACTTATCCGAAAAACTACCCATTTCACGTTTGCAACGCGACTTGACTGACTCTACCGTATTACGCAACCTGGGTACTCCATTAGGCCATACTGTGATTGCCCTCAAAGCTACACTCAAGGGTTTAAGCAAGTTGCAGCTCAACAAAACAGTCATAGATCAAGACCTGGAAGCTAATTGGGCAGTAGTAGCAGAGGCTATCCAAACTATCTTGCGACGCGAAGGCTACCCTAAACCTTATGAAGCGTTAAAAACATTGACTCGCACCAATGAAAAAATCACCTCCCACTCTATCAAAATATTTGTGGAACAGCTAGATGTGTCAGACAATGTAAAAAGCGAACTAAGTCAGATAACTCCATTTAATTATACAGGAGTATAG
- the rsgA gene encoding ribosome small subunit-dependent GTPase A: MKSTFTLEQLGWNNHLMQHFTNSEAQGFEAGRVAIENKNNYTIFSSQGELKGEISGRLQYTAHSEADLPKVGDWVSMQVFDQQAIIHGVLPRSTVFTRNAAGKRNQAQVIAANIDYLLIVQSADQNYNLRRLERYLVMAAEGGIAPVVVLSKVDLATDWQQKMEELQSFDADLPVISVSNTSAIGYKALSQWIKPGKTLAVVGSSGVGKSTLINHLLDTPQQATQTVRDKDDKGKHTTTRREMFITQNGSILIDTPGMRELQLWESKQGIGQVFTDVEVLAQDCHFGDCSHTNEIKCAVLAALDSGELSEERYQSYLKLQKEADYLESSADFLRKKDARMKMIQKAYRQHKKNNPKR, from the coding sequence TTGAAATCAACTTTCACACTCGAACAATTAGGTTGGAACAATCATTTGATGCAACATTTCACCAACTCCGAAGCACAAGGTTTCGAAGCAGGTAGAGTTGCCATAGAAAATAAAAATAATTATACAATTTTCAGTAGTCAGGGAGAACTTAAAGGAGAGATTTCGGGTAGACTACAATATACGGCTCACTCTGAGGCAGATTTGCCCAAGGTAGGCGACTGGGTGAGCATGCAGGTATTTGACCAGCAGGCCATTATCCATGGGGTATTGCCTCGCTCTACTGTATTTACACGCAATGCTGCCGGAAAACGCAATCAGGCTCAAGTAATTGCAGCCAATATAGATTATTTATTGATTGTACAAAGCGCTGACCAAAACTATAATTTACGTCGTTTAGAACGTTATTTAGTTATGGCAGCCGAAGGAGGCATTGCTCCTGTAGTAGTATTGAGCAAGGTTGACCTGGCCACTGACTGGCAACAAAAAATGGAAGAGTTGCAATCATTTGATGCTGACTTACCAGTGATATCTGTAAGTAATACTTCAGCCATAGGCTATAAAGCTTTGAGCCAATGGATAAAACCAGGTAAAACTTTGGCAGTAGTAGGCTCATCAGGCGTAGGTAAATCCACTTTGATTAATCACTTGTTAGACACACCACAACAGGCAACCCAAACAGTGCGTGATAAAGATGACAAGGGCAAACACACCACTACACGCCGCGAAATGTTTATTACCCAAAATGGAAGTATTTTGATTGATACACCTGGCATGAGGGAACTGCAACTATGGGAAAGTAAACAAGGCATAGGGCAGGTCTTTACTGATGTGGAGGTACTTGCTCAAGATTGTCACTTTGGAGATTGTAGCCATACCAACGAGATTAAGTGTGCTGTGTTGGCAGCTTTAGATAGTGGCGAATTGTCTGAAGAGCGGTACCAAAGTTACTTGAAACTACAAAAAGAAGCTGATTACCTGGAATCCAGTGCTGATTTTTTGCGTAAAAAAGATGCTCGGATGAAGATGATACAGAAGGCTTACCGCCAACACAAAAAGAACAACCCAAAACGCTAA